The genomic interval AGTTTTAAAGACACCTTCAATGACAAACATAGTATGTatatgaaaacaaaacttCTATCGTTTTATTTACATTTGTGTAGCACACGTAGTTTGCAAACCTCAAATTTGTTCTGGTATTGCCCTGGTATTCAAGTGAGACAAACTTAGTCATTGAAATGAAGGTCACGTTCACGTGAATTGTCATTGTAATATTCCCTTCCGAATGAAATCTGAGACTGGCACGGAAGGGATGTTCTACTCTTTCGATTTGCCACCAAGGAAAGCACGCACAAGCTATTTATCTTGCGAAGATATGTCTCTTTCCCATCACCTATTGTTAGAAAAAAACTACTGTACATGATAACTACGTAGTTGTATATAAGTAGACATCTTGAGATAGGGATTTGCAGCAGACGAGaaaattttgctcattttattCTAAACTAGTATTTGATACGGTTAAAAGATCTAACcaaattgaattaatttgTACAAACTTGAGTCCAAAATCAGGCTTAGGCACTGAGGAGAGGTAGTCAAAATAATGTAGTAATGACTAGATAAATTTGAATCTTCGGCCTCCTCGCGATCAGCAACATAAACAGTTAATGATATAACCGTGCATGTTATAAAGAGAGGTTGACATTTGCTATCACCCAGAGCAAAGCGATGTAGCGGGAATTTCCTTCACAATATTTTAAGTAGTCTGTGACTAAACGAGCGACATACAATGCGTTCGGGAACCATTGTTACCCACAATGAGAAGATAGCGCTAAAGTTTATAATCTAggcccattcattcactctaTGCCAAGTCAATGGTATGGACCACCCTTGGATTTGATATGAATCCAATTTCTTAAATTGGGTTTTGGAAAAGGTCACGTGTGCTATTGCAGTCgtcgttattgttgttgttgttgggcaTATTGTTGCCACCTTCCAATGCATTTGATCTGTAGCGGATCATAATCTAGCACTCCACATTTTGGCGGTGTACGTCTTGAACAGGGAAGAGATCAAACCTACGTTTGGGCACGACCACATCTCAATAAAGTATAATCCGGTAAAGGCCAAGGATCTTCCAAAGAGCATCCACCACATGAGGCACCGACTCAAACCAAGAATCACCCTTGTTCTTTTAAACACCTAGGTATTTTCTTGTAACCTCAAACAGCACAGTATAATGAATGTCTCAACTTCAgaaaatgatacattttgaagATAATTCGAGGATTGACGATAGTTACCACCATCAAACCAGGAACTACTCATCCCAAATTGGAGCATTCGAAACAATGCTCACATAATTTGGGATGTCCTCAAGGATCCAGTTGGCGCTAATGGTACATTGAACTCATGATTTTTGATTGTCCGGAAGGAATGTTACTTACAATATTTTAACATGGAGCCTCAAGGGGGAACCCTCGTTTTTACCTCCGTCTTCCCATCTAATTTTTGAGGTGGTGTGTTATTTTGGCAACACGCTTGACATTTCAGCTCAGGTTTCCGCCACGAGCCTCATTAGACGCAAAATTAACACTTATCAAAGACGACTCCATAGCCGCATCATCCTGTGTGGTATCTTTTCTCGGTTAAAACGAGGATTACTTTGCGTCTAGATCATCAATATTCCTGTTTCTGtgatcatttcatttggaatgAGTGAAACTACCAAAGAGGGTGCAATCACGAATTCGGTATATAATTCGAtacaagagaaaaaatgaagctaAGCAGCTCTCTCATTTATGGTTCATCCTGTTCATTAATATGGGTGCAGAAAAGAAGCACCAATTTACGTAGAGGTATTCCGGGTATTCcccaaaaggaaagaaattatGAAAAGCTACACCAAAGTCAAAGCTTGAATTCGCATCCGCGACAAGTAACTGTATTTAATCATTACTAGTTATATGCGCTCGTGTTATACTTTGTTCGGGCTTTTGTAGCAGATGCATTCATTTCTAAGCCTGATGAATGCATCTGAATCCTAATTTGCTGTGTAGCGTGTATTGTCCTTCAACATCTCATCTGAAGATTGGCCTTGGACCCATCTGACTTACTTGTATTATCTTTGACTCAACCtcgatctcaatttgaagcacAGATTAACTGTCAGGTTACATTATCAATTAGCAAGTCTAGCCTTTTGCTActaaatatgcataaaaaactTCGAATAAAGAGAGGGAGCATGCTTTAAATGCCACATTAGTTGAGACCAATCCCATCATagttcatcattttgatgccTCCCTCTCCCTTCTTATAATGCCATTACTCAGTTGAAATCCACAGCcaattgatcatttttaaattgtgCCACATATCCGTGAACCGGGGTTGTGCGCATGAAGTGTTATTAACACAACACTGTACCGTGCTTTGAAATGCTACAGTAATCCAACGATCCTTTAGGGCGCAATTGCGCCCAGCATGCATGCACCCACGACGAGTGGCAACAACAATTATTGCATGAAAGTGCTACAGGTCATGTTGGGCGACGACTGAGGAAGGATATCGGGGATGAGGAAGAGTAGTAATATTGGCAAAGGTGAAGGAAGATACGGAATCGGATTCTTTGTGAGTGTGGGGCATGATTCTGTCATAGCTCAAGAAATAAGTAACCATTCAAGCAGCAGGAAGTCTGTCGAAAACACTGTGGAGGAAGTGGCTTAAACTTGGGTTATATCTTACGCATGTTCTTAAATTGTCTATGTTTAGGGGCAGCATCTTTGTTGTCTGATTTAATATTTATTTCAACAACTAAAGTTTGGTTGGAAATAAAACCACAATagaaatggaatcaattcatttttggtaCCGTAAAGATCAATAAAGATGCTTGGAGCTTGTCAGATGAATGAACACCTTTGAAACAAATGTAAGTACATTCCCTGGTATTTTAGGGTAGATTGCTAGAATGACAAAATCGAGCCGTTCATTCAGTATAATTCAAATTGGCACGCACTCAAGTTCAGAAACAACGAAAATAATTCAGATGATTGGTTATCTATTTGCATCGAATGGCTGGCCGAGCTCGGTTTTATGGGCTAACTCCCAACAACTGATTCTCTGTGGTGGTGTTCCATCACTCTTGAAATGACAGTCTATCGAATGACGGCTGGCTAAACGGACATCGAGCATCTCTTCCAGAGGGTCAGCACTCACTTTGAAGCTAAGGCACATTAATTTAGAATACGGTCGATTGTATATTTGCGAACCTTCAAGAATCGCTATgaacccaaaatttcaaaaagatatcAATAAGGATAGTCAGAAGGGATAAGTTTTAGCAAGTGTCTATTGCGTCTTGCGATCCCTGGCCACGTTAGTAACGTATCAAAACGAACAAGGcgatgcaaaaaggattcaagGTTCTATTATGGAATGGATTTGACACGAGTTGTTAAGATAAGATGAACCGCAATGGTCATTAAATGttgcatttctttattttagaCACCAGAGAGAAAAACGAGCGTGAAGGTCAAGGTATACAGTACTATATAATCTCCAGAGCGGTAAGTGCAATGGTTACACACCAAAACATCGTCCAATGTCCGCGTGTCACACACACCTCTTTTCTGCTTATAAATTGAATATCCACCGGTTGAAACCTCACAAGTAAAAGTGAATGCATTTGTATGAGTGTCAAGTCATACTTTGACATCCATTGCTCTGATCTTTACCGAATTATAACCCTTGCCTCATCATGCTGCGTATGACCCCAAGAAATGGGAAATTTGGTCGAAGCTACATTGCAGTACTAGAACtaagaggttttttttattggatcGTCTCAAAGACCCGTTCGAGGAATCGAATTAATGCATCGAAGCATCAATATTTTGCAACAGAGAAGATTAAACAGTTTAAAAGAAAGGTTCAAAACCTTTTAATGTGCGTGGTTCTTCTAAGACCTGTTTAAGGGAAGTATTGTCCAATTATCCCTGTACAAAAATTGCTATTAGTTGCAATGGTTGTCCTCTAAATGTTCGAAAATGATCTCTTATTGAACAGCTTTGGTTCTAATTCTATTAACGAACAATAATgggaaatttcaaaacattttcaaattccggTGTGGAGAGCATTCGGAAAGAGTGATAACACGACTACTTTCTTTGAAAACTGGCCGTCTTCATAGCAATTAACCATAGTTTATTAACCATAGTTACAATCATGAGCTTggagtatttttttcttgcaacgAGCAATTCGATTTTGAATAGCCACTGAAAGGTGTCATCTCAATGATTGGCTGGCAGGTACGGTTTTCGTGTTTCCGGCATTCGAATTCATGTAGTAACACAACCATTGCGCTCTCattttttgaatcaatttgattgaataTTGTTTACCCTTCGCCCGTAATGGTATTTGATAACTATTAGGGACGGAATTGGGCTATCGATATTTATTGTCAATCTTTGTAATATGAGGTTAGATAGAAAAGTAAATTCTGGCAAATGCAATATAACAGTTCCACAGATTTATCGCCTCAAGAGGGTCCGTGGCCCACTTTTGATATGAGTTCATCACATATTGAAGTGAGTTCCTCATTTTCTCGCGTCTTTTGCTCCACGGTTTTTTCTAGACTCGAGGCTTTCATCTCGGTCTTCTTCAGCATGGCGGATAACCTGGCCATCTCGGCCTCTTGCTGGCGTGCAATGTTTTCGATCTCTTTGTTGGCTTTGTCCAAAGTATCCTCGGCGTGATTCTTGAGCAACTCATACTTTTGGTCTTGCTTACGCAGTTTCTGTTGATAGTCATCTACGCAGGTTTTGAGGGTTTCTTCGTTTTGCCGGAAGCCTTCCACGACTTGCTTCGTCCGTTCATATTTCCGATGAACATCACTAAAAGCACTCTCCACATTCTGGAGGTCCATCACGGCTTGATCGCGCTCGCTCATCATAGTTTGTCGTTCGGTCTGGAATtgctccttttccttctctttttggGCGATCAACTCCGAGATGGTCTTTTCGTATTCCTTGAGgacttgtttcatttggtcTTCAGACTCTTTGCGCCGTTTGACTTCGATTTTCAAGGCCTCAATGGTGCTCAGACTCTCCTGGATGATCTGTTCCAGCTCGGCGATCTGTGACTCTTTCCGGAGCAATTGCTCCTGGAACTCAAGTTGATGAGGCGACGCCCCCACAGAGCCCTGGGCGCGGTTCGAGCGCGGACCACCCCCGCCCTCGGCATGAGATGGAAATGAACGGGGCGTGGACGAGTCGCCGCTGGACTTTTGGGGGGAGGGCGAGTTCATGGCAATCAGATCTCGATCCGCAGACGATGCGTTGGGACTGGTGGGCGTGGGCGCTTGGGAATCCGGCCGGGTTTCCGACGTGGGCGTGGCAGCCCGGTCCCGATCCTGACCGGCGTTGATTAAGCCCATGACCGAGGGTCGTCCGCCCACCAACGGATCAAACTTGACATAGAGCGACTCCCGGGCCAGTTGACTCAGACCAGCATGGCCTCCGCCCATCCCGCCGCCAGTCCCGCCTCCACCGTGTTGACTCAAGAATTCAAAGGCATTGGGGTCTTTAAAGACCTCGGTGGCCGAGCGGAACTCCTCCTCTTCGGCGATATCCGGACC from Tigriopus californicus strain San Diego chromosome 5, Tcal_SD_v2.1, whole genome shotgun sequence carries:
- the LOC131880714 gene encoding transforming acidic coiled-coil-containing protein 3-like, which translates into the protein MNAVDPVGGGGLEGSSGPPQSVSPTMTNESDSGYSRTSGSPSKSEALDAGDTEAGPDIAEEEEFRSATEVFKDPNAFEFLSQHGGGGTGGGMGGGHAGLSQLARESLYVKFDPLVGGRPSVMGLINAGQDRDRAATPTSETRPDSQAPTPTSPNASSADRDLIAMNSPSPQKSSGDSSTPRSFPSHAEGGGGPRSNRAQGSVGASPHQLEFQEQLLRKESQIAELEQIIQESLSTIEALKIEVKRRKESEDQMKQVLKEYEKTISELIAQKEKEKEQFQTERQTMMSERDQAVMDLQNVESAFSDVHRKYERTKQVVEGFRQNEETLKTCVDDYQQKLRKQDQKYELLKNHAEDTLDKANKEIENIARQQEAEMARLSAMLKKTEMKASSLEKTVEQKTRENEELTSICDELISKVGHGPS